The Pseudomonas putida nucleotide sequence ATGAAGTCGCCGGACAGGCTGACCAACTGGTCGCTGTCGTTGAAGAAGATACTCATGCGTTCCTGCTGGCGTTTGCCGCCACCAGGTTGCAGGCTGTACAGGTAGTCCCAACGGTTGGTGTTGAAAGTGTCCTGCAGCAACGGGTTGCCCATGATAAACCTTACTTGCCGGCGGGTCATTCCGGGGCGTAATTGGTCTATCATGTCTTGCGTGACGACATTGCCCTGCTGGATGTCGATTTTGTAAACCCCGGGAAACGAGCAACCGGCGAGTGCGAGCAGTCCCGCGAGGGCGAGGCTGTTTAGCAAGAGCTTGGTGTTTTGCATCGGTGGGCGACTTCCACTATCTTGGCTGGACAACGTAAACCCCGATCATACCCGTATTAAGAGAAGCTGCGAAGCAGCATCGGCGAGAAAGCTGACCATGGTTGAAAATAGCGAATTGCGCAAAGCCGGTCTCAAGGTGACCCTGCCTCGAGTCAAGATCCTTCAGATGCTCGACTCCA carries:
- a CDS encoding outer membrane protein assembly factor BamE yields the protein MQNTKLLLNSLALAGLLALAGCSFPGVYKIDIQQGNVVTQDMIDQLRPGMTRRQVRFIMGNPLLQDTFNTNRWDYLYSLQPGGGKRQQERMSIFFNDSDQLVSLSGDFMPGVSRDQEILGGSSNTTVSPATQPEQAKPQPEEKPAKPGSTEESIQREIDTIETTPVPTPAPLETSPQ